A window of the Gossypium arboreum isolate Shixiya-1 chromosome 2, ASM2569848v2, whole genome shotgun sequence genome harbors these coding sequences:
- the LOC108467066 gene encoding uncharacterized protein LOC108467066 isoform X1: MDEFFQAISWGEPHPSQKLPSESCSDADEDVIKSEVFFSQNWRSASPSLQPWDPGSLLYSNWAQSHNQPGISSGGVVPNQISNHSPSLKELTNNHSILKRNLSSVSGSERALRKKRIDQAYRERCKNHKMEMQSNVENLKEENDSLKKENTSLLKDYSLMNRTLRDQEKEIEQLRNDLLQLKREHEKQNVLVLTLSGFLADQMRLENEKLKDENASLRKNANPNCNLPQLAEENAKLRIENKVLKVQNDALCGKIISDDDKKREQELGNHIGVTSVVL; encoded by the exons ATGGACGAATTTTTTCAGGCAATTTCGTGGGGGGAGCCTCATCCCTCTCAGAAGCTCCCCAGCGAAAGCTGCTCTGATGCTGATGAAGAT GTGATCAAGTCTGAGGTTTTTTTTTCCCAGAATTGGAGATCAGCTTCTCCGTCGCTACAACCATGGGATCCTGGATCTTTACTGTACTCCAACTGGGCTCAGAGCCATAATCAGCCTGGAATAAGCAGTGGAGGAGTTGTCCCAAACCAGATCAGTAATCATTCTCCAAGCCTAAAGGAACTTACTAATAATCATTCTATTTTGAAAAGGAACCTATCAAGCGTATCTGGATCAGAACGAGCTCTAAGGAAAAAGAGAATTGATCAGGCATATCGGGAAAGATGTAAG AATCACAAAATGGAAATGCAATCGAATGTGGAGaaccttaaagaagaaaatgaTTCTTTAAAGAAAGAGAATACGTCCTTACTAAAGGATTATTCTTTAATGAATCGAACTTTGAGAGATCAAGAAAAAGAGATTGAACAGTTGAGGAATGATCTTCTTCAGCTTAAGCGCGAGCATGAGAAGCAAAATGTTCTTGTGCTAACACTTTCAGGGTTTTTA GCTGATCAAATGAGGCTTGAAAACGAGAAGCTAAAAGATGAAAATGCATCATTGAGGAAGAATGCCAATCCTAATTGTAACTTACCACAGCTTGCAGAGGAGAATGCAAAATTAAGAATTGAAAATAAAGTACTCAAGGTGCAGAATGATGCTTTATGTGGGAAGATTATCAGTGACGATGACAAGAAGCGTGAACAAGAACT GGGTAATCATATAGGAGTTACTTCGGTGGTGCTGTGA
- the LOC108466477 gene encoding probable calcium-binding protein CML35: MKLINRLSPKHLFRSNKKGLSTVSKFDPSSYTSSGSASSSSSESVSSVHTGNQYPLAATVGIGTPTSVLPETSVDWLDFPANFYVELFQAFKTMDKDNDGVITRSEVEALLSKFARQPPSQEEISSMLGEVDGDGDGCISLETLMNQVAGSACEPELRETFDIFDTDHDGKITAEELMAFYKEKLGDERFTLEDCRFMIASVDKNGDGFVGFDDFSRMMEMQG, encoded by the coding sequence ATGAAACTAATCAATAGGCTTAGTCCCAAACATCTCTTTCGATCTAACAAAAAGGGTCTATCTACTGTCTCCAAGTTCGATCCTTCGTCGTATACTAGTTCCGGTTCTGCTTCGTCTTCTTCGTCAGAATCCGTTTCCTCAGTTCACACAGGAAATCAATACCCTTTAGCGGCAACAGTAGGAATCGGAACACCCACCAGTGTTTTACCCGAAACATCGGTTGACTGGTTAGATTTTCCTGCTAATTTTTATGTAGAACTTTTCCAAGCTTTTAAAACGATGGATAAAGATAACGATGGGGTTATTACCAGAAGCGAGGTCGAGGCTTTGCTTAGCAAGTTCGCCAGGCAGCCGCCGAGCCAAGAAGAGATTTCGTCCATGCTTGGCGAGGTGGATGGAGACGGCGATGGGTGCATCAGCCTGGAAACGTTGATGAACCAGGTGGCTGGATCGGCTTGCGAACCGGAGCTGAGAGAGACGTTTGATATATTTGATACGGATCATGACGGGAAGATCACGGCGGAGGAGTTGATGGCGTTTTATAAGGAGAAATTAGGGGACGAGAGGTTCACGTTAGAGGATTGCCGGTTCATGATAGCTAGTGTTGATAAGAATGGAGATGGTTTTGTGGGCTTCGATGACTTCTCCAGAATGATGGAGATGCAGGGATGA
- the LOC108467066 gene encoding uncharacterized protein LOC108467066 isoform X2 — translation MDEFFQAISWGEPHPSQKLPSESCSDADEDNWRSASPSLQPWDPGSLLYSNWAQSHNQPGISSGGVVPNQISNHSPSLKELTNNHSILKRNLSSVSGSERALRKKRIDQAYRERCKNHKMEMQSNVENLKEENDSLKKENTSLLKDYSLMNRTLRDQEKEIEQLRNDLLQLKREHEKQNVLVLTLSGFLADQMRLENEKLKDENASLRKNANPNCNLPQLAEENAKLRIENKVLKVQNDALCGKIISDDDKKREQELGNHIGVTSVVL, via the exons ATGGACGAATTTTTTCAGGCAATTTCGTGGGGGGAGCCTCATCCCTCTCAGAAGCTCCCCAGCGAAAGCTGCTCTGATGCTGATGAAGAT AATTGGAGATCAGCTTCTCCGTCGCTACAACCATGGGATCCTGGATCTTTACTGTACTCCAACTGGGCTCAGAGCCATAATCAGCCTGGAATAAGCAGTGGAGGAGTTGTCCCAAACCAGATCAGTAATCATTCTCCAAGCCTAAAGGAACTTACTAATAATCATTCTATTTTGAAAAGGAACCTATCAAGCGTATCTGGATCAGAACGAGCTCTAAGGAAAAAGAGAATTGATCAGGCATATCGGGAAAGATGTAAG AATCACAAAATGGAAATGCAATCGAATGTGGAGaaccttaaagaagaaaatgaTTCTTTAAAGAAAGAGAATACGTCCTTACTAAAGGATTATTCTTTAATGAATCGAACTTTGAGAGATCAAGAAAAAGAGATTGAACAGTTGAGGAATGATCTTCTTCAGCTTAAGCGCGAGCATGAGAAGCAAAATGTTCTTGTGCTAACACTTTCAGGGTTTTTA GCTGATCAAATGAGGCTTGAAAACGAGAAGCTAAAAGATGAAAATGCATCATTGAGGAAGAATGCCAATCCTAATTGTAACTTACCACAGCTTGCAGAGGAGAATGCAAAATTAAGAATTGAAAATAAAGTACTCAAGGTGCAGAATGATGCTTTATGTGGGAAGATTATCAGTGACGATGACAAGAAGCGTGAACAAGAACT GGGTAATCATATAGGAGTTACTTCGGTGGTGCTGTGA